A stretch of the Vitis vinifera cultivar Pinot Noir 40024 chromosome 16, ASM3070453v1 genome encodes the following:
- the LOC100245846 gene encoding signal peptide peptidase-like 1 yields MEPLWKLLYLLEPAPVTLVLTAVAVTFGSALRALNYGKEMERNRDLSEASITLDRSQALMIPIMSSCSLLLMFYLFSSVSQLLTAFTAVASASSLFFCLSPYVMYLKSQLGLPDPFVSRCCSKSFTRIQGLLLLLCSGIVAAWLVSGHWILNNLLGISICIAFVSHVRLQNIKICAMLLACLFVYDIFWVFFSERFFGANVMVSVATQQASNPVHTVANSLSLPGLQLITKKLELPVKIVFPRNLFGGVVPGGNSADFMMLGLGDMAIPAMLLALVLCFDHRKSRDSVSPLDIPSAKGHKYIWYALSGYAIGLVTALAAGVLTHSPQPALLYLVPATLGPIIFVSWIRKELAELWEGTMPDQNDKAHLTEV; encoded by the exons ATGGAGCCATTGTGGAAGCTTTTATATTTGTTGGAACCTGCACCTGTTACTCTTGTATTGACAGCAGTGGCTGTGACATTTGGTTCTGCACTTCGAGCTTTAAACTATGGGAAAGAAATGGAGCGAAACCGTGACTTATCAGAAGCATCTATTACTTTAGATAGGTCCCAAGCTCTGATGATCCCGATAATGAGCTCTTGCAGTTTGCTCTTGATGTTCTACTTGTTCTCTTCTGTATCTCAACTCCTCACTGCATTCACTGCTGTTGCCTCTGCTTCATCCCTTTTCTTTTGCCTATCTCCTTACGTCATGTATTTGAAGTCGCAACTTGGGTTGCCGGACCCATTTGTGTCACGCTGCTGTTCGAAGTCTTTTACTCGCATACAAGGGCTCCTATTGCTGTTATGCTCTGGAATAGTTGCAGCTTGGCTCGTGTCTGGGCATTGGATATTGAACAACTTGTTGGGAATTTCTATATGTATTGCATTTGTGAGCCATGTCCGCCTTCAGAACATCAAAATATGTGCCATGCTACTTGCTTGTCTGTTCGTATATGACATCTTCTGGGTTTTCTTTTCTGAAAGATTTTTTGGGGCAAATGTTATGGTGTCGGTAGCCACACAACAAGCATCCAATCCTGTGCACACGGTAGCTAACAGTTTGAGTCTCCCTGGGTTGCAATTGATCACAAAGAAGCTGGAGTTGCCGGTGAAGATCGTTTTTCCTAGGAACTTGTTTGGAGGAGTTGTTCCTGGCGGTAATTCTGCGGACTTCATGATGCTTGGTCTTGGTGACAtg GCTATTCCTGCCATGCTTTTGGCTTTAGTTCTCTGTTTTGATCATAGAAAAAGCAGGGATTCAGTAAGTCCCTTAGATATACCTTCAGCTAAAGGGCACAAATATATATGGTATGCCCTTTCGGGATATGCAATTGGACTTGTAACTGCTTTGGCAGCTGGTGTTTTGACTCACTCACCTCAACCTGCACTTCTTTATCTG GTGCCTGCTACATTGGGACCCATCATATTCGTATCTTGGATAAGGAAGGAGCTAGCAGAATTATGGGAAGGGACTATGCCAGACCAGAATGATAAAGCTCATTTAACAGAAGTTTAA